CGGCCAGGTCGCGGGGCCCGATCTCGACGCGCACCGGCACGCCCTTGAGCTCCCAGTCGACCGCGCGCCGGCCGAACGGGACGTCGGTGCGGTCGTCGACCCGGACGCGCAGTCCCGCCGCCGTCAGCCGGTCGCCGAGCTCGCGGACCTTGGCCAGAACCGCCTCGTCGTCCTTGACCGCCAGGACGACGACCTGGATCTGCGCCAGCCGCGGCGGCACCCGCAGCCCGTCGTCGTCGCCGTGGGTCATCACCAGGGCGCCGATCATGCGGGTGGTCGAACCCCAGGAGGTCTGCCAGACCAGCTCCCGCGTGCCGTCCCTGGACAGGTACCGGGTGTCGAAGGCCTTGGCGAAGTTCTGGCCCAGCTCATGGCTGGTGACCATCTGGAGGGCCTTGCCTTCGCCCATCATGCTCTCGAGGGTGAGCGTGTTGACGGCGCCCGCGAAACGCTCCTTCGCCGTCTTGCGGCCGGCGACGAAGTCGATCGCCAGCACGTTCTCCAGAAAGTCCCCGTAGACCTCGTGGTGGATGCGCGCGGCGAAGTCACGGGCCTCCTCGTACGTGGCGTGCGCGGTGTGGCCCTCCTGCCAGAGGAACTCGGACGTGCGCAGGAACAGACGGGGGCGCAGCTCCCAACGGACCACATCCAGCGAGGGAAGTCCTCCGCCCGCGGGGTGAGAACGGGTGCCTTGGCCATGGCGCGATGGTACGGGTCCACGTTGCCGGAATGTGAATTCTCGCCACGGGCACATGCCGTCCTCAAGCAGGGCTCCGCAACCCCTGGACGCGGCCGCGGACGGGGAGTTACCTGGCATACAGGGGCGGTGCCTGAGCACTGCACGGGGGCCCACTGATCGGGTACAGCAGCAGACTCTCGGCGGATTGGGGCGCTTTTCCATGACACCTGTGCTCGTGCGACAGCACCTGCCTCACGCGGGGCCGGCGCCCCGCGCGGATCTGGGTGCACGCGCGCGTGACTGGTCCGAGATCCAGGAACGGATGCTGGTTCCGCTCTACGAGGCCGTCTACGAGCGGCTGGACGTGGGGCCGGGCACCCGGCTCCTCTCCCTCGGCTCCGGCTCCGGGCTCGCCCTCGTGATGGCGGCCTCCAGAGGCGCGGCCCTCACCGGCGTCGAGTCCTCCTCCCCGGCACGGCTGGCCCTTGCGCGTGAGCGGCTGCTCGTGCGGGAGAGCTGGGGGGCACACGCGCGTGCGGACATCCGGCTCACCGACCGGCTGCCCACGGACCGGGCGGGGGCGCAGGCGCCCCCGTACACCCTGGTCACGGCCTTCGAGCCGATCGGACGCGTGGCCGGCGACACGGAGGAACTGGCCGGGCTGCTGGCGGCGGCGACGCCGCTCGCCCGGCGCGGCGCACCCGTGGTGCTCGTCGGCTGGGGTCCGCCCGAGCGCTGCGCCACCACGGCGGTGCTCCGGGTCGCGGCGAAGGCGGCGGAACAGGACCGCGGCACGGTCCGGCTGCGCCCCGCGCTCCGCGACGACCTCGAGGACGTCGCCCGGCGGGCCGGGCTGCGGCCGGACGGATCGGGCCGGGTGGCCTGTCCGTTCGGGTACGCCGACGTGGACAGCGCCCTCAAGGGGCTGCTCTCCACGGGTCTGTTCGACGCGGCGGTCGCGGCGACCGACCAGGCGCAGGTCGAGAAGGAGACGGCGGAAGCGCTCCACCCGTACCGACGGCCGGACGGCACGGTCTGGATGCCGAACGTGTTCCGGTACCTGATCGCACGGACCCCGTGAGCGCACGCCCCCTTCGCCGGAGGCCGTGCGGTCCACCAGACCGCTTCCCGGTCCGGGTCCACCTCCCGGCCCGGCTCGACCTCCCGGCCCGGCTCGACCTCCCGGCCGACCCGCCCTCCGTCCCGGGACCAGCCTGCGTCCGGGTGCGGTCCATGGTCGGGAGAACGGCCCGTGGCCGGGCCCGGGGGTGTGGCCGGGTCCGGGTCTAGGCGTCCTTCTTGGTGAGCCGGGTGATGCCGGCGATGCGGTACGCGTCCGTCTCCTCGAGCGTCTCGTGTTCCAGCAGCGCCAGGGCGAGGGCGTCCAACTGTCCGCGGTGGTCGCGGAGTTTGCGGCAGGCCTCCTCGTAGCACTCGTCGACGATGCGGCGCATCTCGTGGTCGATGACGTCGAGGGTGGCCGGGGCGGCGGCGAGGCCGTAGGCCTGCTGGGCGTCGTTGGGGAGGGCGGAGAGGCGGCCCACCCGTTCACTCATGCCCCACCGCGCGACCATCCCGCGCGCGATGTTGGTGACCTGCTCCAGGTCGTTCTCGGCGCCGGTCGTGACGACGCCGTAGACGAGCTGTTCGGCCGCCATGCCGCCGAGGGCGCCGATGATCCGGCCGCGCAGATACTCCTCGGACAGCGCGTACCGCTCCACCTCCGGGGTCGACAGGGTCACGCCGAGCGCACGGCCGCGCGGCACGATGGTGACCTTGCGGACCGGGTCGGCGCCGGGCTGCAGCATGCCGAGGAGGGCGTGCCCGCTCTCGTGGAACGCGGTGCGCCGGCGGTCCTCCTCGGGCATGATCAGTGTGCGCTCGGCCCCGAGCTGCACCTTCTCCAGCGCCTCGGACAGGTCGGACTGCGTCACCTGTTCCTGCGCGCGCTTCACGGCGAGCAGCGCGGCCTCGTTGGCGAGATTGGCGAGATCCGCTCCCGTCATGCCGGGAGTGGTCCGCGCCATCCAGGCCAGGTCCACGTCCGGTGCGAGCGGGATCTCGCGGGTGTGGATGGCGAGGATCGCCTCGCGGCCGGCGCGGTCCGGCGGGGAGACGCTGACCACCCGGTCGAAGCGGCCCGGCCGGGTCAGCGCCGGGTCCAGGATGTCGGCGCGGTTGGTCGCCGCGATGACGATGACGCCCTCGGCCCCCGAGAAGCCGTCCATCTCGGTGAGGATCTGGTTCAGCGTCTGCTCGCGCTCGTCGTGCCCGCCGACCGAGGCGCCGCCGCTGCGGATCCGCCCGATGGTGTCGATCTCGTCGATGAAGATGATCGAGGGCGCCACCTTGCGGGCCTCGGCGAACAGTTCACGGACGCGGGACGCGCCGACGCCCACGATCATCTCGATGAACTCGGAGGCCGAGGCGGAGAAGAACGGCACGCCGGCCTCGCCCGCCACCGCGCGCGCCAGCAGGGTCTTGCCGGTGCCCGGCGATCCGGCGAGGAGCACGCCACGGGGCATCTTCGCGCCCATACGGCGGTAGATCTCGGGGTGTTCGAGGAAGTCGACGACGTCGTCCAGCTCGCCCTTGACCTCGTCGATGCCGGCCACGTCGGCGAACGTGGTGCGCCGGCCGTCGGGCCGCAGGCCCACCGGTCTGGGCGGCGTCTTGCGCCCGAGCAGGCCGCCCGCGCCGCCTCCCGGACCGCCGCCGAAGCGCCGGGCGAAGAAGATCCACACGGCGACCAGAAGCACGATCGGCACCAGCGACAGGAGCAGGTTGGCCAGCAGACTGCGCTGCTGCACGACGGGCCGGGCCGTCACCGTGACGTCCTGACGGTCCAGGCTCTGCCAGAGGTCGTCGTCCGCGAAGGCCGGGCGCTGGGTCGTGAACTTGGTGTACTGGCCGCCGCCGTCGGGGTCGTCGCGGGCCTTCTTGAGCTGGCCCTGGATGGCGTCGCCCTTGGAGTAGATCTTGTCGACGTTGCCCGCGTCGACCTGCCTGCTGAACTCCGTGTAGGAGATCGTCGGCTCGTCTCCCCCGCCGAGGTAGTTCAGTCCGACGTACACCAGCAGGAAGACGATCACCGCGGTGACGGCCAGCCCCCACCAGCGGCCGCGCGCCCGCCTGCCGTCCGGGGGGCGTCGTCCGTCGTCGTCCGGGGTGCCCTCGGTGCGCCAGGGCTGGTCGGGGGCCTTGCGCTCCGGAGCGGCGTTGCTCATATCTGGACGCTACGACAGAGCGCCGGGCACGGCATGCGCTGAGGGTCGCACCGAAACGCGCCAGGGCGCCCTCCGGCACGGGAGGACGCCCTCGGCGGCTGACGGAATCAGCCCATGAACTTCTTGAACTCGTCCGGCAGCTCGAAGTCCTGGGCGCCCTGCTGCGGCAGCCCGAGCGCGTTACCGCCCTGGGCCTGGGCCTCGCGGCGCTGGGCCGCCTCAAGCTCCTGCTGCTTGCGCTTCATCGGGTTGCCGGAGCGCTGCTTGCCCTTGGCCTGCTTCGGCTGCTTCTTCTGCCGGCCGGCGCCGCCGCCCATGCCCGGCATCCCGGGCATACCGGGCATGCCGCCGCCCTGGGCCATCCGGGACATCATCTTGCGCGCCTCGAAGAACCGCTCGACCAGCCCCTTCACGGCGCTGACCTCGACGCCGGAACCCTTGGCGATACGGGCGCGGCGCGAGCCGTTGATGATCGTCGGGTCCTGGCGCTCGCCCGGCGTCATCGACTTGATGATCGCGGCGGTGCGGTCGACGTCGCGCTCGTCGAGGTTGGCGATCTGGTCCTTGATCTGGCCCATGCCGGGCAGCATGCCGAGCAGCTTGGAGATGCTGCCCATCTTCCTGACCTGCTCCATCTGGGCCAGGAAGTCGTCCAGGGTGAAGTCCTGGCCCTTCTTGGACGCCAGCTTGGAGGCCATCTTCTCGGCCTCTTCCTGACTGAACGTCTTCTCCGCCTGCTCGATCAGGGTGAGCAGGTCACCCATGTCGAGGATGCGGGAGGCCATCCGGTCGGGGTGGAACGCGTCGAACTCGTCGAGCTTCTCGCCGTTGGAGGCGAACATGATCGGCTTGCCGGTCACCGAGGCGATGGACAGGGCCGCACCGCCGCGGGCGTCGCCGTCGAGCTTGGACAGCACGACGCCGTCGAAGCCGACGCCGTCCCGGAAGGCCTCGGCGGTGTTGACCGCGTCCTGGCCGATCATCGCGTCGACGACGAAGAGGATCTCGTCGGGCGAGACGGCGTCGCGGATGTCCGCGGCCTGCTGCATCAGCTCGGCGTCGA
The window above is part of the Streptomyces sp. NBC_00425 genome. Proteins encoded here:
- the ftsH gene encoding ATP-dependent zinc metalloprotease FtsH — its product is MSNAAPERKAPDQPWRTEGTPDDDGRRPPDGRRARGRWWGLAVTAVIVFLLVYVGLNYLGGGDEPTISYTEFSRQVDAGNVDKIYSKGDAIQGQLKKARDDPDGGGQYTKFTTQRPAFADDDLWQSLDRQDVTVTARPVVQQRSLLANLLLSLVPIVLLVAVWIFFARRFGGGPGGGAGGLLGRKTPPRPVGLRPDGRRTTFADVAGIDEVKGELDDVVDFLEHPEIYRRMGAKMPRGVLLAGSPGTGKTLLARAVAGEAGVPFFSASASEFIEMIVGVGASRVRELFAEARKVAPSIIFIDEIDTIGRIRSGGASVGGHDEREQTLNQILTEMDGFSGAEGVIVIAATNRADILDPALTRPGRFDRVVSVSPPDRAGREAILAIHTREIPLAPDVDLAWMARTTPGMTGADLANLANEAALLAVKRAQEQVTQSDLSEALEKVQLGAERTLIMPEEDRRRTAFHESGHALLGMLQPGADPVRKVTIVPRGRALGVTLSTPEVERYALSEEYLRGRIIGALGGMAAEQLVYGVVTTGAENDLEQVTNIARGMVARWGMSERVGRLSALPNDAQQAYGLAAAPATLDVIDHEMRRIVDECYEEACRKLRDHRGQLDALALALLEHETLEETDAYRIAGITRLTKKDA
- the ffh gene encoding signal recognition particle protein; amino-acid sequence: MFDTLSDRLSATFKNLRGKGRLSEADIDATAREIRIALLEADVALPVVRTFIKNVKERALGAEVSKALNPAQQVLKIVNDELVTILGGETRRLRFAKQPPTVIMLAGLQGAGKTTLAGKLGRWLKEQGHSPLLVACDLQRPNAVNQLSVVAERAGVAVYAPQPGNGVGDPVQVAKDSIEFAKAKVHDIVVVDTAGRLGIDAELMQQAADIRDAVSPDEILFVVDAMIGQDAVNTAEAFRDGVGFDGVVLSKLDGDARGGAALSIASVTGKPIMFASNGEKLDEFDAFHPDRMASRILDMGDLLTLIEQAEKTFSQEEAEKMASKLASKKGQDFTLDDFLAQMEQVRKMGSISKLLGMLPGMGQIKDQIANLDERDVDRTAAIIKSMTPGERQDPTIINGSRRARIAKGSGVEVSAVKGLVERFFEARKMMSRMAQGGGMPGMPGMPGMGGGAGRQKKQPKQAKGKQRSGNPMKRKQQELEAAQRREAQAQGGNALGLPQQGAQDFELPDEFKKFMG
- a CDS encoding SAM-dependent methyltransferase produces the protein MTPVLVRQHLPHAGPAPRADLGARARDWSEIQERMLVPLYEAVYERLDVGPGTRLLSLGSGSGLALVMAASRGAALTGVESSSPARLALARERLLVRESWGAHARADIRLTDRLPTDRAGAQAPPYTLVTAFEPIGRVAGDTEELAGLLAAATPLARRGAPVVLVGWGPPERCATTAVLRVAAKAAEQDRGTVRLRPALRDDLEDVARRAGLRPDGSGRVACPFGYADVDSALKGLLSTGLFDAAVAATDQAQVEKETAEALHPYRRPDGTVWMPNVFRYLIARTP